One Prunus dulcis chromosome 8, ALMONDv2, whole genome shotgun sequence DNA window includes the following coding sequences:
- the LOC117638336 gene encoding uncharacterized protein LOC117638336 — translation MNSKHFTTIGGKRRKHVHLDKPQAFIPESAWFQVMLYVATESSEDLFRMASVCPLFQTLANSPQVWNTISMAKYPYHPIWYHSRPAVQHFLEQCRACDNPESIFREAFDIFFRHGKVEALYGMRIAATAGHMEAAYVVGLLGMSEIGQSKEDALQFLCSLNQRNNIDMKGTRDALTRRLSRACVATHIVDMFDYGKIKFNRCSACNNNEWYFVIQGWPSEDKINPALWTCCNRCKWHRESIFWFKLMREYVVRGNHVFLH, via the coding sequence ATGAATTCGAAACACTTCACTACAAtcggaggaaagagaaggaagcatGTCCATTTGGATAAGCCCCAAGCCTTCATCCCGGAGTCCGCTTGGTTTCAAGTGATGTTATATGTGGCAACCGAATCATCGGAAGATCTCTTCCGTATGGCATCTGTGTGCCCATTGTTCCAAACTTTGGCAAACAGTCCACAAGTGTGGAACACCATTTCAATGGCAAAGTACCCATACCATCCTATCTGGTACCATTCCAGACCTGCGGTCCAGCATTTCTTGGAACAATGCAGGGCTTGCGATAACCCTGAGTCCATATTTAGAGAAGCATTCGATATTTTTTTCAGGCACGGTAAGGTGGAAGCGTTGTATGGGATGCGCATTGCAGCCACGGCAGGCCATATGGAAGCGGCATATGTAGTTGGACTACTTGGTATGTCCGAAATTGGTCAGTCAAAAGAGGATGCATTACAATTCTTGTGTTCTTTGAATCAGCGTAACAACATTGATATGAAAGGAACCAGGGATGCTTTGACACGAAGATTAAGCCGAGCATGTGTTGCAACACATATCGTAGATATGTTTGACTATGGGAAGATTAAGTTTAATCGCTGCAGCGCTTGTAACAACAATGAATggtattttgttattcaaggCTGGCCTAGTGAAGACAAGATAAATCCTGCCTTGTGGACTTGTTGCAATCGATGCAAATGGCACCGTGAGagtattttttggttcaaACTGATGCGTGAGTATGTTGTGCGAGGGAATCACGTGTTTTTGCATTAG